A single Augochlora pura isolate Apur16 chromosome 2, APUR_v2.2.1, whole genome shotgun sequence DNA region contains:
- the Cpsf6 gene encoding cleavage and polyadenylation specificity factor subunit 6 isoform X1 has translation MADGDIDLYADDLEQDFAQDEFAGDGVDLYDDVIAAPAGGNGGVSTGNSGDGGGDTTSPNEETNGSAPYHQLGNNIQPNQIGRRHQLYVGNLTWWTSDQDITDAVQSIGVSDFVEVKFFENRANGQSKGFCVISLGSEQSMRICMERLPKKELHGQNPVVTFPTKQALNQFESQCKTRPAPAPQQSQSQRPHNPHQHQPPMPPHQQHPQHPQHPQHSQQNHGPRMMMGPPQGVRPQRMPPPGMGPPGPGGPGQQGPPRIHGPPMGPGPGPHHPLPGHPNQGPPPPGYQQGPWNGPRPNGPPGPPRGPSGPGGPPQQGPPGPGPGQHRPPGMQFHGGPPGPPGQGPPRGPPGHPGGPPGDPRGAQPRPEWNRPPGMHHGPQGPPGFPQHQHMQGPQPGQGPPQRGPPPGSMGGPGGPPPGHGGPPQGPPQGPPAPHVNPAFFPQGPPHQHPGQHPPGPPGPPHGPPHGPPHGPPHGPPHGPPHGQPHGPPHVPPHGYGPPATQPPYGAPGPDHRPEGPPPLTEQEFEEIMTRNRTVSSSAIGRAVSDAAAGEYASAIETLVTAISLIKQSKVAADDRCKILISSLQDTLRGVETKSYGSARRERSRSRDRERSHRRRRERSRSRDREYRERSRDRDRERDRERDRERERDRDRDRERYYSEAYPRERSRSRERDRERERDREYRERSREESTTRQSARPRVKEEPPETPPVSSSKASRYYDDRYRERERERDRERESSRRPSEREREPERERERERERDRRDERGDSSHRSRH, from the exons ATGGCGGACGGTGACATTGATTTGTACGCCGACGATCTCGAGCAAGATTTCGCGCAG GATGAGTTTGCTGGTGATGGTGTCGATTTGTACGATGATGTGATAGCAGCTCCTGCTGGTGGTAATGGTGGAGTTTCAACGGGTAACAGTGGCGATGGTGGAGGTGACACTACATCACCAAATGAAGAAACAAATGGCAGTGCCCCATATCATCAACTTGGAAATAACATTCAGCCAAACCAAATTGGAAGACGTCATCAATTATATGTTGGAAATTTAACTTGG TGGACAAGTGATCAAGACATAACAGATGCAGTACAAAGTATCGGCGTGTCTGATTTTGTGGAagtaaaattctttgaaaatcgAGCAAATGGACAATCCAAAGGTTTCTGCGTAATATCTCTGGGTTCAGAACAAAGTATGAGGATATGTATGGAAAGACTACCCAAAAAAGAATTGCATGGACAAAATCCAGTAGTAACATTTCCTACCAAACAAGCTTTGAATCAA TTCGAGTCTCAGTGCAAAACACGTCCAGCTCCAGCTCCGCAACAAAGTCAAAGTCAACGCCCCCATAATCCACATCAACATCAGCCACCAATGCCACCTCATCAACAGCATCCACAACATCCCCAACACCCTCAACATTCACAACAAAATCACGGTCCTAGAATGATGATGGGTCCCCCGCAGGGCGTGAGACCTCAAAGAATGCCACCTCCTGGTATGGGTCCACCGGGTCCTGGTGGACCTGGACAACAGGGTCCACCACGCATTCATGGTCCGCCTATGGGTCCTGGACCTGGGCCGCACCATCCCTTACCTGGGCATCCCAATCAGGGTCCACCTCCTCCTGGATATCAACAGGGTCCATGGAATGGTCCTAGACCTAATGGTCCACCCGGACCACCTAGAGGCCCAAGTGGCCCTGGTGGTCCCCCACAACAAGGACCGCCTGGACCAGGTCCTGGTCAACATAGACCGCCAGGAATG CAATTTCATGGTGGTCCTCCTGGTCCACCTGGTCAGGGGCCTCCACGTGGTCCACCTGGTCACCCTGGTGGCCCTCCAGGAGATCCAAGAGGTGCCCAGCCACGCCCTGAATGGAATCGTCCTCCAG GAATGCATCACGGGCCTCAGGGACCACCAGGTTTCCCTCAACATCAACATATGCAAGGCCCGCAACCTGGTCAAGGCCCACCACAGAGAGGACCTCCTCCAGGTTCTATGGGTG GTCCAGGAGGACCACCACCGGGACATGGAGGACCACCTCAAGGACCTCCGCAAGGACCTCCCGCACCGCATGTTAATCCTGCGTTCTTCCCACAAGGACCACCCCATCAGCATCCAGGACAACATCCACCAGGTCCTCCTGGTCCACCCCATGGGCCTCCGCATGGTCCACCACACGGTCCACCTCACGGGCCTCCTCATGGACCTCCTCATGGTCAGCCACATGGACCACCTCATGTACCACCGCATGGTTACGGGCCACCTGCGACacaa CCCCCTTACGGTGCACCAGGACCCGATCATCGTCCTGAAGGACCTCCGCCTCTTACTGAACAAGAGTTTGAAGAAATAATGACCAGAAACAGAACAGTTTCTTCCTCTGCTATCGGCCGAGCAGTATCAGATGCTGCGGCAGGAGAGTATGCTAGCGCCATAGAGACCTTGGTCACAGccatttctttaataaagcAGTCTAAGGTTGCTGCAGACGATAGATGCAAGATTCTGATCAGTTCGCTGCAAGATACTCTGCGAGGTGTTGAAACCAAGAGTTATGGTTCTGCACGAAGAG AACGGTCACGATCGCGCGATAGAGAGCGCAGTCACAGGAGGAGACGCGAACGATCAAGAAGCCGGGACCGGGAGTACAGGGAGAGAAGCAGAGATAGGGACAGGGAGCGGGACAGAGAGCGTGATCGTGAGAGGGAAAGAGATCGTGATCGCGACAGGGAACGTTATTACAGCGAAGCATATCCACGGGAGAGATCACGAAGCAGAGAGAGGGATCGTGAACGTGAAAGAGATCGCGAGTATAGAGAGCGAAGCAGAGAAGAAAG TACGACACGTCAGTCAGCCAGGCCAAGAGTAAAAGAAGAACCGCCAGAGACGCCTCCCGTCTCGTCTTCCAAGGCGTCTAg
- the LOC144478555 gene encoding serine--tRNA synthetase-like protein Slimp, with amino-acid sequence MANSILHIARTCIVHNLLKYPVYKHVNAPLKLNRHYSSALFISGRKAMEVFSYLSPYLDFDDKLSNFDKFQKDLTSRGLKVNAKDIKEVWELFKSVSADRNELQIKMDEIGQQLKNFTRADLTPEETIEGTKLRQQFSALKQDLKAVRDIIWDLNETVIEKMLKLPNSIDERTPLQTATIMKTFGQLGQSSKLSRKQNHIDIGRNLGLLEYKNPMQYYLCNDAALFELGALSYAGKIFTENNMIRVTGSDFSRSLVVEGSGMNHEDPMDAFIIDNHCEVDKKSPNQMHLVGGASLASFLAMHAKQVINPTYFPLKYFTTGRQYTPFPVTFAPIGLFTVCQASVAHAFIMVKETNGSEYYEEFERLLNTVSKLYDNICDHYQVVVRPAPELRPWESMRVSFELWSPCSKQYIEIGHISMCGKYFSKRLLIAHQTPSGRDFPSVISGTVMSVPRLLGCLLEQNPEEFVIPKKIAECMPIDHSLV; translated from the coding sequence ATGGCAAACAGTATTCTGCATATTGCACGAACGTGTATAGTTCACAATCTCTTGAAATATCCAGTTTATAAGCATGTTAATGCACCTTTGAAATTGAACAGGCACTACTCTTCAGCATTGTTCATTTCAGGGAGAAAGGCCATGGAAGTCTTCTCGTATCTAAGTCCATACTTAGATTTCGACGACAAGTTAtcgaattttgataaatttcaaaaagatCTAACATCTCGAGGTTTAAAAGTGAATGCCAAAGATATCAAGGAAGTATGGGAACTATTTAAATCAGTCAGTGCGGATAGAAACGAGTTACAGATTAAAATGGACGAGATAGGTCAGCAATTGAAGAACTTTACGAGAGCAGACTTAACTCCAGAGGAAACAATAGAAGGAACCAAATTAAGACAACAATTTTCTGCATTGAAACAAGACTTGAAAGCTGTCAGAGATATCATATGGGATTTAAATGAGACAGTAATCGAAAAGATGCTGAAGTTACCAAACAGCATAGATGAGAGGACACCCTTGCAGACTGCAACTATAATGAAAACCTTTGGTCAGTTAGGCCAGTCGTCAAAACTGAGCCGTAAACAGAACCATATTGATATTGGAAGGAACCTCGGCTTACTGGAATACAAAAATCCCATGCAATATTATCTGTGCAACGATGCAGCTCTGTTCGAGCTTGGCGCTTTGAGCTATGCTGGGAAGATTTTCACAGAGAACAACATGATCAGGGTAACTGGTTCAGACTTCAGTCGTAGTCTGGTGGTGGAAGGGTCTGGCATGAATCACGAGGATCCAATGGATGCTTTTATAATAGATAACCATTGCGAAGTAGACAAGAAATCTCCGAACCAGATGCATCTCGTTGGAGGTGCCAGTTTAGCATCTTTCTTAGCTATGCATGCAAAGCAAGTGATAAATCCCACCTATTTtccgttaaaatatttcacgacTGGCAGACAATATACTCCTTTCCCAGTAACTTTTGCTCCAATTGGCTTATTCACTGTGTGCCAGGCATCCGTGGCTCATGCATTTATCATGGTCAAGGAAACAAACGGTTCAGAGTATTATGAAGAGTTCGAACGACTGCTCAACACAGTCTCCAAATTGTATGACAATATCTGTGACCATTACCAAGTAGTTGTGAGACCTGCACCGGAACTAAGGCCTTGGGAATCGATGCGCGTTTCTTTTGAATTATGGTCACCGTGTTCAAAACAGTATATCGAAATTGGTCACATTTCTATGtgtggaaaatatttcagtaagAGACTTTTAATCGCCCACCAGACACCAAGCGGAAGAGATTTTCCCTCTGTAATTTCCGGCACTGTGATGTCGGTGCCGCGGCTGCTAGGATGTTTATTGGAGCAAAATCCAGAGGAATTTGTTATTCCAAAAAAAATTGCGGAATGCATGCCTATAGATCATTCTCTAGTTTGA
- the LOC144478566 gene encoding zinc finger protein 593 homolog has protein sequence MTYKRKKYHRGDTHLKKGWRTKRRTKDLDEIDEDLKDENVRILVNQEVDLDKPGAGQYYCVHCARHFINNTALSDHFTTKVHKRRLKALELEPYTIEDSERAAGKGNYIAPQKRKIDTITRDSFKMDTETDTVPESKIAKFDA, from the exons atgACTTACAAACGCAAAAAATATCACAGAGGAGATACTCATTTGAAAAAGGGCTGGCGAACGAAAAGAAGAACGAAAGATTTGGACGAG ATCGATGAGGATTTGAAGGACGAAAATGTGAGAATTCTAGTAAATCAGGAAGTAGATTTGGATAAACCTGGAGCAGGTCAATATTATTGTGTACATTGCGC gaggcattttataaataatacagctTTGTCAGACCATTTCACAACAAAAGTTCATAAAAGAAGATTAAAAGCACTAGAGCTAGAACCCTATACTATAGAAGATTCTGAACGAGCTGCTGgaaaaggaaattatattGCTCCtcagaaacgaaaaattgataCCATAACTCGTGACAGTTTTAAAATGGACACAGAAACAGATACTGTGCCAGAAAgcaaaatagcaaaatttgaTGCATAG
- the Cpsf6 gene encoding cleavage and polyadenylation specificity factor subunit 6 isoform X2 translates to MVLADEFAGDGVDLYDDVIAAPAGGNGGVSTGNSGDGGGDTTSPNEETNGSAPYHQLGNNIQPNQIGRRHQLYVGNLTWWTSDQDITDAVQSIGVSDFVEVKFFENRANGQSKGFCVISLGSEQSMRICMERLPKKELHGQNPVVTFPTKQALNQFESQCKTRPAPAPQQSQSQRPHNPHQHQPPMPPHQQHPQHPQHPQHSQQNHGPRMMMGPPQGVRPQRMPPPGMGPPGPGGPGQQGPPRIHGPPMGPGPGPHHPLPGHPNQGPPPPGYQQGPWNGPRPNGPPGPPRGPSGPGGPPQQGPPGPGPGQHRPPGMQFHGGPPGPPGQGPPRGPPGHPGGPPGDPRGAQPRPEWNRPPGMHHGPQGPPGFPQHQHMQGPQPGQGPPQRGPPPGSMGGPGGPPPGHGGPPQGPPQGPPAPHVNPAFFPQGPPHQHPGQHPPGPPGPPHGPPHGPPHGPPHGPPHGPPHGQPHGPPHVPPHGYGPPATQPPYGAPGPDHRPEGPPPLTEQEFEEIMTRNRTVSSSAIGRAVSDAAAGEYASAIETLVTAISLIKQSKVAADDRCKILISSLQDTLRGVETKSYGSARRERSRSRDRERSHRRRRERSRSRDREYRERSRDRDRERDRERDRERERDRDRDRERYYSEAYPRERSRSRERDRERERDREYRERSREESTTRQSARPRVKEEPPETPPVSSSKASRYYDDRYRERERERDRERESSRRPSEREREPERERERERERDRRDERGDSSHRSRH, encoded by the exons ATGGTGTTAGCG GATGAGTTTGCTGGTGATGGTGTCGATTTGTACGATGATGTGATAGCAGCTCCTGCTGGTGGTAATGGTGGAGTTTCAACGGGTAACAGTGGCGATGGTGGAGGTGACACTACATCACCAAATGAAGAAACAAATGGCAGTGCCCCATATCATCAACTTGGAAATAACATTCAGCCAAACCAAATTGGAAGACGTCATCAATTATATGTTGGAAATTTAACTTGG TGGACAAGTGATCAAGACATAACAGATGCAGTACAAAGTATCGGCGTGTCTGATTTTGTGGAagtaaaattctttgaaaatcgAGCAAATGGACAATCCAAAGGTTTCTGCGTAATATCTCTGGGTTCAGAACAAAGTATGAGGATATGTATGGAAAGACTACCCAAAAAAGAATTGCATGGACAAAATCCAGTAGTAACATTTCCTACCAAACAAGCTTTGAATCAA TTCGAGTCTCAGTGCAAAACACGTCCAGCTCCAGCTCCGCAACAAAGTCAAAGTCAACGCCCCCATAATCCACATCAACATCAGCCACCAATGCCACCTCATCAACAGCATCCACAACATCCCCAACACCCTCAACATTCACAACAAAATCACGGTCCTAGAATGATGATGGGTCCCCCGCAGGGCGTGAGACCTCAAAGAATGCCACCTCCTGGTATGGGTCCACCGGGTCCTGGTGGACCTGGACAACAGGGTCCACCACGCATTCATGGTCCGCCTATGGGTCCTGGACCTGGGCCGCACCATCCCTTACCTGGGCATCCCAATCAGGGTCCACCTCCTCCTGGATATCAACAGGGTCCATGGAATGGTCCTAGACCTAATGGTCCACCCGGACCACCTAGAGGCCCAAGTGGCCCTGGTGGTCCCCCACAACAAGGACCGCCTGGACCAGGTCCTGGTCAACATAGACCGCCAGGAATG CAATTTCATGGTGGTCCTCCTGGTCCACCTGGTCAGGGGCCTCCACGTGGTCCACCTGGTCACCCTGGTGGCCCTCCAGGAGATCCAAGAGGTGCCCAGCCACGCCCTGAATGGAATCGTCCTCCAG GAATGCATCACGGGCCTCAGGGACCACCAGGTTTCCCTCAACATCAACATATGCAAGGCCCGCAACCTGGTCAAGGCCCACCACAGAGAGGACCTCCTCCAGGTTCTATGGGTG GTCCAGGAGGACCACCACCGGGACATGGAGGACCACCTCAAGGACCTCCGCAAGGACCTCCCGCACCGCATGTTAATCCTGCGTTCTTCCCACAAGGACCACCCCATCAGCATCCAGGACAACATCCACCAGGTCCTCCTGGTCCACCCCATGGGCCTCCGCATGGTCCACCACACGGTCCACCTCACGGGCCTCCTCATGGACCTCCTCATGGTCAGCCACATGGACCACCTCATGTACCACCGCATGGTTACGGGCCACCTGCGACacaa CCCCCTTACGGTGCACCAGGACCCGATCATCGTCCTGAAGGACCTCCGCCTCTTACTGAACAAGAGTTTGAAGAAATAATGACCAGAAACAGAACAGTTTCTTCCTCTGCTATCGGCCGAGCAGTATCAGATGCTGCGGCAGGAGAGTATGCTAGCGCCATAGAGACCTTGGTCACAGccatttctttaataaagcAGTCTAAGGTTGCTGCAGACGATAGATGCAAGATTCTGATCAGTTCGCTGCAAGATACTCTGCGAGGTGTTGAAACCAAGAGTTATGGTTCTGCACGAAGAG AACGGTCACGATCGCGCGATAGAGAGCGCAGTCACAGGAGGAGACGCGAACGATCAAGAAGCCGGGACCGGGAGTACAGGGAGAGAAGCAGAGATAGGGACAGGGAGCGGGACAGAGAGCGTGATCGTGAGAGGGAAAGAGATCGTGATCGCGACAGGGAACGTTATTACAGCGAAGCATATCCACGGGAGAGATCACGAAGCAGAGAGAGGGATCGTGAACGTGAAAGAGATCGCGAGTATAGAGAGCGAAGCAGAGAAGAAAG TACGACACGTCAGTCAGCCAGGCCAAGAGTAAAAGAAGAACCGCCAGAGACGCCTCCCGTCTCGTCTTCCAAGGCGTCTAg